The Mauremys mutica isolate MM-2020 ecotype Southern chromosome 20, ASM2049712v1, whole genome shotgun sequence genome contains the following window.
CAGCATTACCTGGGGGGCAGTGCATGCAGCATCATGTGTGGCTTCAGCTCTTTGAAGTTTCCTGCTGTGATGATTCCAAATCTAGGGCCTTTGTAGTAGAAACAGCCTTCTTCATGAAAAGGGTCGCTGGACAGAGATGAATCAACTTCCTCAGCCAGAGGGGGCGAGTCACTTGCTTGAGCTCAGTTCCTCAAGTACATACAGGTCTGACTTGCTTCTGTGGGCCCTGCTAAGCCAGCACCATCTCCCACCACAGCGTCACTCAGTTCCTGTCGCAGAACTGTGCAGTGTGCTGCAGATGCCTAGTGAggcacagcccccgcccccaaaagCCTTATCTGAGTAGACAAGACAAACACAGGATAAGAGAGGAACAGGCATGGGGCGGGAAGTGACTCTcccaaggtcaccaagcaggccagtggcagagtccCAGGCCGGTGCTCTATCGGCTAGACCACACTGCATGCAGAATtattactaagggcttgtctacactaactGGGGGTTCGATGCACAGCGATTGATGCGTCAGTGGTCGATTTAGCaaatctagtgaagacccactaaattgactgcCCGtggactcctgtactccacctgaacaAGAAGTGCaaggggagtcgatgggagagcgtctccagtCGACATAGCGTAGTGTGGaccccgtggtaagtagatctaaaagtatgtcgacttcaactatgttattcacgtagctgaaattgcgtaACTTGTATTGATTTTtctccctgtagtgtagacaaggcctgatgAGTGTAAGAGGCAGAAGCCCTGCAGCTGAGGGGTGAAACCGTAGGGTGCAGCAGGGACAATCTTCATATTTCTCAGTGAGGCAACCTGGGCCTGGGAGTGATGGAGAGTGAGTGAGGGACTGAAAGTGGCTAGGCTCTGTGGCAGGGTAAAGGCATGGGTTGGGGGGTGAGAACTTAGGTGGGCTGGCTGGCAGGGTCGAGTTGGTGGGCGGGGCGGGGAACACTGGTGGGCTGGCTGGCAGGGTCGAGTTGGTGGGCGGGGCGGGGAACACTGGTGGGCTGGCTGGCAGGGTTGAGTTGGTGGATAAGTGGGTGTGAGCGAGGGAGACATGTGGGTGGGCTGGTTGTTGGCACTGGGTGCTGATAGGGAGACAGATGTGCTGGCCCACTGGCTGATGGTAAGTtggtgggaggggagacaggTGTGGAGGCTGGCAGAGCCAAGttggtgtgtgtgtcggggggatgacaggtgtgggggctggctggcagaGCTGAATTTGGGGGACACTGGTGGGCAGGCTGACTGGCAGAGCAGAAGCCTTAGTTGAGCAGAACAGTTCAGTATCCTAAAAAGCTTCTGATCTTGTTCAGTGGCTCCTAGGGACTCCTGCATATGAGCAGGGTGCTCAGCTGGGCTCTGAAATGCTGAATCAGCTATTCTCATTGTTCCTGTGCCCTAGGtccctctttccccttccccttcttctTGCGTGGGCTCTGGGGCCTGTTTCAGCCTGTGCTAGCACAGTGGCATTGTTGCTGCATTGTCTACAAGAACTTCTGCTTCCCCAGTGGTTACTCAGCATGCTGCTAAATCTGGGGACTCAGCAGTTGAGAGACCACAGCTGCCAGGATCTGGCCGAGCTCTGGAAGACAGTGTGATAGGGACCTAGGAGCTCTGTGGTGTTGAGGATGTGTGTGGTGACCATTGTGTAATGTGAGTGAGCGCAGGGTTGGGGAAGATACCACCAGCTTGAGTTGAAAGATATACGTCCTAGTTCTAGCAGGACGAGTCTGAAGGTGATGGCTCCCTGTTGAATTGAACTACGAGTTGGGGGGCAAGGGGGAATGCTTCCCACGCACTAACAAGCAGGAGGTGGTGTTGGTGGGGAGAGGCGGCTCAGAAGGTGCCCACCTGTTAGGTCCATGGCATTATTTTTAAaggtacagctgtgctgcagcGGGGAGGTGTGACACATGCGCTGCTCAATTTAACAcaataaaaacagcagtgtggccaCTGTGGCCTGGGTGGCGGCTCAGGCTAGCTGCTTGAGCCGTACCTAGGATCTTGGTTGCGGTTGTACTAGGATGATTAGCCTAAGCCACGGTGGCCACACTGTCATTTTTAGGCACTAGCTCGAGCAGAACTAGTGCACATGCATCTACCGAGGTGGAAATtatacctcccagctgcagtgtaaagaCATTACCTTGGTTTCTGTTTAGGCTGTGTTATCTAGTGGTTGGGATGGAGCAGTGAGTCAGAAAtctgggttctgctcctggctctgccactgctccCTTGATTTCAGCTAAGTtactgtttccccatctgtaaaatggacaaaCACCTGCTTCTTATGGGAGGATGGCCTGTGTAACTTTGGGCTGAAAGGGGTTGTATGGTGCTGAGTTTCTAGCTGTGAAGAGCCGTTCCCTTTTGAAGCAATGAAATGGAACGTACCACTCAGACGCCATCCTGTTAGTCTGATCATTGTCTCCTGCAGGCTCATTAACGTCACCATCCAGTTTAAACTGAAGGCCATCAACATCCAGACGATCATTAACAATGAGATCCCAGACTGCTACACCTTCACCATCACTGTGAGTAACCCCGGCCCAGCTCTGAGGCAGGGCTGCAGAAGGCCTGCCTGCACCAGAGAAATACATAGCCAGGactcccccagggctgcagctgcctgaGGGAAGCATGAGTGTTAGAGATGGACAAGCCGTTAGCCTGCACTACCTACTTCCTAGGAGACCACCCCACAGCCTGGTCGCTCTTGCTGTCAGGGAGCGCTTGCTCTTGAGCAAGGGAGCGGTCAGGCTGAATTCCTCCAAGCAACGTGCAGGTAGCACCTTGGGCTGTGTCCCTGGGGTGGTGAGCAGCCATGACATaggaggagggagccagggagcaggccAAGGTTTCTGGCTGTGGTGCAGTTCTAGTGGGGGTCTCAGGTGGAAAGCCACTGTGAAAATTGCCCTTGCTCCACAGTGCCACCTGCTGACTCAAGTGACGGAAAAGTCTGCTGCCGCTCATTCTTTTTAGCCCTGCAGAACCAGCTCAGGAGCTGGATTCCAACTGGCTTGTGAGCCAAGAACTCTTCCCAGAGAGCCAGCGGGAGCCCAATTGGGCTCTCTGAGCCTGCGGGGATGCCAGGTGCaccctctctgcatggctgctagCTGAGCAGGTTCTCCATCAGAGGGTCAGCATGAgacccagctgtgctgctggcacATGCTGCCCTGCAGAGCAGGACTGCAATAAGGAAGAGTGAGAGTCctgcactgggagcagggctggtgagGACTATCCAGCCAGAGAGGGTCCTGGCCATCCCATCCCCTCCTTGCTGTGCAGTAGCAGTCTTCCTCTTCCTTCACCAGATCACGTTTGACAACAAGGCTCACAGTGGCCGGGTGAAGATCAGCCTGGACAACAAAGCTGACATTAAAGAGTGCAAGGACCCCAGCATCTATGGCCGAGGTAGGGGATGGGAAGGGCAGACAGAACTGGGGgcagtcttcctcctcctcctcctcctcccccccgcccctgctaaCCGGAAGGGCCATTGGTGTAGCTGTGCTAGCGCTGCTGTGAACCATTAAGGCCTGTCCATTCTAGACATTCCCTTTCACAGCAAATGTGACCTCGCCTCTGGGCTGTGCCTTCCTCAGCTAGATCTCTGCCGGGGGATGAtttgggcaggtggagggatctGTTCAGCAGTGTTGGAGTGATCTCTAGGTGATGTGACTCAGGGCAGGTGTCCATGGAAGACCATGCACTACTCCTGTGATCGGAGCAGACATGCTTACTCCTTACTTCCACATAACTAAAATGCTGGCTTCAGGATGGGCACTGGGTATGACCCCTGCTGTCTAGCAGGCTGATGATGGTGGCTGCTCTCTGCTGGGCGTTCTAGGCTGGTGTggcatgtgggctctgggcactGCTGGCTCCATTCTCAGACCCTTGAGCGCTCAGCTCTTGTGGAGGAGCCTGTCTCCTTATCTGCTTCTCCTGCACTGGGGCTCTCCCACACTGTACTCTGGGCTCCGCTTGGCCGCCCTGGTGTTACCTTGCTGAGGAGATCCACTGCCTCTTCCAGGAGACAACACCTTCCGCATGTTCTTCGACGTGGCTGTGATCCTTGTTTGTGTGCTGTCCTTCATCCTGTGTGCCCGCTCCATCATCCGGGGCTTGATACTGCAGCATGTGAGTACAGGCCTAGCCTGCTGGGCTGAGTGCAACTGGGCGCAAACATCAGACTCTGACAGCACAGCCCCTTGCACTCCTGCAGCCTCTCAGGAACAATGGGCCTCCACTTGGGTGTAAGGCTGTGCTTGCTGCAGCGATCCCCTTTGAGGATTGGTCTctctggcaggagggagggtTCCCAGGGCATCTCCTATGAATCCCTTGGGGCACACAACTACTGAATAAGGCTGAGGGCCATGGGCATCTCTGGGGAGGGAATGGCTCAGCTGTCAGAGGCTGGAACCCGCTGTCCCCAGCTGAGTTGCGCTGGAGGTGAGCAGAGCATCAGACCAGTGAAGTGAGAGAAACATGGTGAACTGCCCTGGTCAAAAGGGCAAATATGAATTTTATTTTGAGCCAGATGAAAATCTCACTCTCCTGGAGcactgggcagagctgggagttttGCTTTGTCTATTTCTCCCTCTGCAAGGGTGAGGATTCTGGGAGAtgggcagccctgctgctccCACTGGGGCCTTCTCTGCCCGGCAGCCATGTTCTAAGCCAAACATCCCCAAGGGACTCTTGGGAGTTCACCTCAGTCCCCTGCCTGTGGAGCTTTGTCCCTGCTGCGGGTCCGTCACTGCACTCCATTCTGCTTGCAGGAGTTGGGCCATTTCTTTCAGAGACGTTACAACCAGGACGTCTGCCTGTCAGACCGCATGGAGTTTGTGAATGGCTGGTATATCCTGCTGGTGGTGAGTGATGTCCTGACAGTGTCCGGGACCATCATGAAGATCGGAATTGAGTCAAAGGTGAGGGGATGTACAGGCATCCATTCCTGTGTgtgctcttccccctctcccccatggggCTGTGCCAGGGAACCCTCCCAGAGAATCTCTCTGGCAAAACATCTCCTCTCCACCCTGGGAATGCTGCCAGGGCAAGGGCACTGGCAGGGTGTGCAGGGCCACTGGAAGGCCACACCTTTGATCCCAGTGAGTGGCTGCTCTTCTCTTATGGCTGGGGTGCTGGGATTCCTCCTTGCCCCTCCCTGATAGGATTAGGGGCAAGGACCCTGCTCAGCCAGGCCataggaggagaggaaggtgctGGTCCTCTGGGAGTGCACCATTTGCCCCCTGCTAGAGCTGTTAATAGCTGCAGTCTGAGGGGATTTGCACCGAGGAACTAGAGGAACCAGCTCCCTAGCGGCCCCAGGGCACTCATTGGGAGTGAGTCATAAAACAGAGAGGCAGCCAATAGTCTCACTGACAAGTGACTTTGGCTGTAGGGCTGGCAGCTTGCTGGGCATGGAGATCCCAGCCTAGGTGCAGATGTGGGCACTGCCAAACCACCTGCCTTGGGGTCATGTTCCCTCCTAACTCAGAGCTGTTTGTAAGATCAGTGCAGTAATCATGTGGCTCTGTAGCCTCCTGAAGAGCTTGAGGCACCATTTGCCTGGTCTGTtcccagcagggagagagggacagggaaggaccAACTCTGAGACTGGGTGGCCCAATAGCTGCATATGGGTGCCGGATTGCTGCTGTCCCCATGCTCTGTAGTGGGGGAATGGAGTGTTGTCCTGGTCTGCGCAGATCCATACTGGGCCCTGAGTGACGATCCCCCTCCAGTGTacagcccctccctgccacagACTGTAAAAATCAGGCGTAGGGGACCCCAGGCACTAGGTCCTCATGCCAGGTCTCTGTCTAGTTTAAAAGGGCCCGAGtggcttcctcctttcccttgGGAAACCATGTCAGGTACCTAGCCAACCCTGTCCTGATCCTGAGCCCGTCCTGTCCTGGCCCTTGGCCCATCCCAAAAGGGACCCCTGCCTGGGTTAGGACTGACAGACTGTGCTGTTGTCCTGGAGCCAGGCTTGGGAGTCATCAGTCTCCTCCTGTCCCCTCTGATTGGTCCTGTTGCTTTTTGCTGACCTGCCTTCCCCTCGCTGTCTCCTGAGAGCACAAGGTGTCGTGCCTGGCAGTGCTGGAGCTGCCCGGTGAGGGACTGTCACCTCCCCACTCCAGATGCTGCGAGGCCTTTACTGATGCAGCCCTTTTCCAATCCATCATATTCCAAATGCATAATGGGATGTGTGCTGCCCTCAGCATCTTGTATTGCTGCTCCTTGGGCTCCCCTGTCCACCTGCCGGTAGCTGTCAGCTGggttctgctcccctggctgtaatgggttcatagattccaagggcagaagggaccattgtgatcatgtggtctggcacaggccagagaacttccccagagcagagctcttagaaaaccatccaatcttgaattaaaaattgccagtgatggagaaactGCCACAACCCTTGGTGGAATGGTGGTGAGTGATGGGTAGTCTGGGACACTAAGCACCTAAGCACATGTTAATGATGGGAGGCACATTTGCtgtgaggggcggggccagggccgcctgatgtctgtgtctgtctgcagAACTTTGCCAGCTATGACGTGTGCAGCATCCTTCTGGGCACCTCCACTCTCCTGGTCTGGGTCGGGGTCATCCGCTACCTCAGCTTCTTCCAGAAATACAATGTGAGTGATGCCTGCATGCAGATGCACACAGCATGTAGCGAGAGAGCTCTGTCCCAGTGAGTGGCAACACTGCCCGAGGTGCTATATTCTGCTCGAAGTGAAGGCCTGGGCAGACTTTGCCCCCTCAACGCTGACCTACAGCATGCCACTGCATCTCCCTACCCCTGGCTCTTCTCtcacagctctgccgatgcccctcaatcctgacttgCAGCCATGCCCCTATGATTCCAGATGGCGTGcacccttcccccagctctgccagtaccCCTCAGTGCTGACTTGCAACCCCCCgctattccagccctgctctCTCAGCAAACAAAATGGAGCAATTCAGTGGAAACCTGTTGTGCTAGCTAATGCTCTGTCCACTCCACATAAGTGCTTCGAAAGGATGGGACTTCCAATGCTCCCTCTGAGAATCATTTTGCAGCCTGATCGTTTGCCCTGATACTCCGCTCCATTGCCCTGTGATATCATGCCATTGCACTTGCTCCTCTTCCTGGGCCACCTAaaaacccctcctcccctgggttGAGATGTCCCTCCTAGGAGCAGCCTCTGCCACAGTAGACACTGGGGTCTCCCCAGCTATGCACACTCAGCTCCCTGAACCTTTTCTCTGGAGGAtctctgctggcctggggacaggACTCAGTCCCAGGTGCTGTTTCTGCAGGAAAGTTTCTGGCAAGACTTAATGCCTCCCTGCTCCATGACTTGATGCCGCTGCACGTTCAGCACAGAGTAGCTGTGGCCTTGCTGGCTGCCATGCAACGCTGCAGGCCTCTGTTGCATCTACTGCCTCTTCTCCCAGACCTTTGTGCAATTATTATTGCTCCCATCTGATCTCTGTGTGGTGACTGATCTCATCATCCCTTGGGGACACCAGCTCCATCATGGTGTCCCCTTTGGCGTTACCTGCTGACGCTGGGTGCCCTGGTGGAGAGTCCCTGCACTATTAGTGTTTCACAATCGCATCTGTCTCCCCCAGATTCTCATAGTGACCATGAGGGTCGCCCTCCCCAACGTGATCCGCTTCTGCTGCTGTGTTGCTGTCATTTACCTGGGCTACTGCTTCTGCGGGTGGATCGTACTGGGCCCGTACCATGTCAAGGTACCACGGGGAACTGTGCCATGTCAGAGTTGGTTGGGGAGACCAggtctgcagctgggagtgttgGGGGCACTGTACCAACTGAGGGGTCAGACTGTGTAGCTAGGAGCATGGGGGGACTGTACCATGTtgtggggtccagggagggactagGTCTGGCTAGGGGCATTGGGGAGGGGACTGTACCATgttggcagggggagaggggcaggtctgggTGGCTAGTAGCATAAGGGGGCAGGTCAGTGTGTCTAGGGGCATTGAGGAGGGGACTGTACCATGTTGGGGGGCCAAGTCTGTGTGGCATGGGGTGCTGGAGTCATGCCTTGGAATACCACCCAAGCAAagtccccagcccaagccagagATCCCAGAGCCTTGGAGTCCCCCTCTGTGCTGGTGGTAGGTATGCCCTGTAAAATGGCAATAACCCTCCAAGCACTGCCCTGCATTAGGGGAGAACACAGCCAGTCTTGATCCCTATCCCAGTCCCTTCAATGGGGGGAGATCCATAAGGGAACCTCCCAGTGGAAACAAAATGCAGGGGACACCTCAGCCCTTCCCCCAACCCAACTGGCATTGGCTTCTCCTTGCGCCGTGGGTAGCAGCAGCGAGGAATCACCCTCTGTCCTGTTGCACTGTTTAGTGCAGCATAGGGTCTGGAGCAGGTGAGGCTGCTACAACAGAACCTCTGGCCCATGGCTTGGCTTGGCCTGGCTCTGCCAGAGTCTCTGCTCCTGGTCAGGCAGCACCAAGCAGCGGGTGGTGAGAGAAGCATGAGGCAAGCAGGAAATGGGAGCCCTCGGGGGCCTGCTCCTGTTCCTGTTGCTACCCTGCTGGGGGATGTTGGCtagtcccttcccctctctgcatCCATTTGGGAAAGGGGGCTAATGGCTGGATAGAGCTTAGGGCCCTTTGCTATGAAGGGGGATGATCTGCCTTGGTGGTAGCTCTGCTGCCACTGAGCCTAGATGGTCACGCAgtgctgctccagctcccatGTGGCTTTGCTCCAGGGTTTGCCTGGCCATACCTGTACTCAGGGGCTTGGCTCTCTCTGCCCTATGTGCAGTTCCGCACCCTCTCCATGGTGTCCGAATGCCTCTTCTCCCTCATCAACGGGGATGATATGTTCGTGACCTTTGCTGAGATGCAACAGAACAGCTACCTGGtgtggctcttcagccagctctaccTCTATACCTTCATCAGTCTCTTCATCTACATGGTGCTCAGCCTCTTCATTGCACTCATCACCGGCTCCTATGAGACCATCAAGGTCAGTCTGGGGAGTGCTGCCTTCCGTGGGCTGCAGGCTTGTCAGAACCCGAGAGCCATGTCCAACCTGCATGAAATGGACCTTGTCTCAGGTTCCCTCAGCCACCTCCATCTTTAGAGGTGGAGCACGGCATATTGGGACGCAACACCCTTCCAGCAGGGAGTATTGTGAACTCCATGGGCTGCCCTTTTAGAATGGTGCCAACAGTGGGCTTAGTTACCCAATGACAGGCGTGTGGGGTAGGAcacgccccctccccctggcctggcTGCAGCTGGCAGTCATCGCCTGGGGACATGGTTTGGAGACAGCTTTGCTTGACACCATAAACACTTGTGTGCCTGAGCCAGCCTGTTCCCAGTACGACCCATGGGCTCCACCAATTTAAATTAGAAGTGGCACCACCTCTGGTCCCTCCGGCCCTAGCACGTGTGGCAGTGCTGCCAGTGCCCTGTTGCTGCCAGCCCTCTGAGGGCtatggggaaggggagtgagggTCCTGGAGCCTGCCATCATGGATACTGAGTTGGGAAGTCCTCTCTGGGGAGGCGTTGGCTTTATCTTCAGTTCTGTGGAACTTTTCCTTCTAGGcctggacagagctgtccctagggtacAGCAAATAGGTGCGACTGCCACaggccccatgctttggggggcccctgTGCTCCATACGTGCTGACtctggggtgctcagcacccactggcagctaagctctcccttcccctccccagcgccTCTCACCTGCTGGTGGCCCTGCTgatctttcctccccctccctcccagagcctcccttCCATTCCAACAGCTGTTTCGCTGTGTCCCGGTCGTCTCTGGGAGgtagggggagaagtggggactGGGTGCACTTGGGGGAAGGGCGGGAAGAGGTAGGGTGGAATGGGGgtttgagggaaggggtggaatgggggtgggaagaggcggggaaggggtggagtcgggggtgggggctgatttGTCCTGGGCCTTGCACCCCCACAGGACAGCCCTGGGCCTGGAACATGAGCAGCGTGGGCAGCATAGGGCAAGCTTTCCCTAGGCTGCACCTGGACATGGCAGGGCTGCCTGTGAGGTGAGGGGATTGTTTCTGGCCCATCAGATCCTTGGCCTCTGCTAAGATCATCAAGGTCTCTGTTAGGCCATGGTCAAGACTCCAGCATGCTCACACAGGCCCTGACCAGCCCTCAGAGCCATTAGTGCCCTGGATTGGCTCCCCCTCCCAGTGTCCCCAAGAGCTCCCTTGCTGCTGAGAGGAAGTAGGAGCCTCTGGAGGGGGGTTATCAGTCCAGGCTTGGTGGGCAGGCAGCCTGACTCCTCTGTCCATTTCTGCAGCACCAATGTGAGGGTGATGTGCCCATCACACAGCTCCACATGTATATTGCCGAATGCAAAgacagcccaaggtctggcaagTTCCGCCGTGAGAGCAGCTCCTCCTGCTCGGTTTTCTGCTGCTGCGAGCGGTACGTATGCAGGGCGGGACCCAATATGCTCCTAGGGCTGGACCCAGCAGGATGGGCtggaccactgctctaaccccATTCCAGTAACTCTCTagggtcagagctgggggtggctgttaggaggggtgtgtgtgtgtgtggggggggatggtCCCCATGTACTAAGCAGATAAGTGAACTGCACGTTGTACCCTGGTCAATAGAAAGGACTTTAGAACACGCTTATGGATTAAACAGTAGTAAGTTACCAGGACCGGCTGGTGTtctcccaagagttctgaaggaactcaaatgtgaaattcaaTTCAGTGTTACTAACGGTGGTATATAATCTATCACTGAAACAAGCCTCTGTTTGAGATGATTGGAAAGTAGCTAATGTAACGccgatttctaaaaaaaaggtTTACTGgccaggatcacttctggagcTTAACTTCAGCACTGGGCAAGTTGGTAGAAACCGtggtaaagaatagaattatctgACACACAGAGAAACATGATGTGTTGAGAGAGCCAACATGGCATTTGTAAATAGTGAGGCATGACTATGAGGGGTCAGCAAGCATGTGAATAAGGGCAAGCCAGTGGATAGtgtctttctgaaaatccaaggtCCTACCAATGGCTCTTAAGGGACTAAGTTGCTATGGGATAACTGGTAGGCAACCTCACAGATCAGTCACTGGTTAGACAATAGGAAGCCAAGtgtgggaataaatggtcagttttcaaaatggagagagttaAACAacggggtcccccaaggatctgtactggaacctgtggtgttcaacatattcattaaagATCTGGAAAAGACATTAaatagtgaagtggcaaagtttgcagatgatacaacatTATTCAAGATAGATAAATCCAAAGTAATAggctggaaaaaataatcccaactacatccatataatgatgggttctgaattagttgttaccactcaagaaacttCAGCTCAATGCACAGCAGTAGGCAAAAATGCTAACAATTTTAGGAattattaggaaaggaatagaaaataagACCGAAGATATCATCatccactatataaatccaagatgtgcccacaccttgaattctgtgtccagttctggttgcccgaTCTGAAAAAGggtatagtggaactggaaaaggttcagagaagggcaacagacaGAGATGATAAAGACTATGGAATGGCTTGCATGCAAGGAGAgtctaaaaagattagggctatGCAGCTTATAAAAGATgattaaggggagatatgataaagATCTGTAaaaccatgaatggtgtggaaaaagtgaagagAAGTATAGCAAgggactgtgggttgggactgaggggcactggcagagatgggatagcagggggctgtgggtcaggagtgaggggcactggcagggctgggatagccaggggctggaagtcaggacttGGGGGGACCAGGAAGCCTGTAATCTTAACAAATGTATTAGTCCTTTGCTTTCATGAGCTCCATGTCAAACTACTGGCAGGAGCCTACTTAGAGCCTAGAGATGGGAGGCAGCTCTTGAGTCCTTCCCCAGCTGTTCCCTAGGACTTGGGATGGAAAGGGACATCTGGACAGATTGTTCTGTCTGGGTATAAAAGGTCCTCTTCAAACATCAGGCTAAACAGCAGCCAGGTCAGTAACTAGCAACCTGCTGAAGAACCTCCTGGCCCAGCTGTTTCTCTGCAGCAGGCATCACTGCATGGGGAAGTCCTCAGCACAACATGCTGTGCAGATCAGCTCCTGCTTGAGCTGTGCAGCAGGCAACAGGCTGATGGGAGGGACATGATGCTTCCAGATGTTGCAACTGTTTGTTTATGGTGCAGGTCAGTCCTCGTGCAGCTCTGAGCTCCGCTGTGCTGCATGGCAGCCTCACGgccggctctgccctggggctggattccCCCTGCCATCAGCATGCCCGCTGGTGCATGTGCCAGAGGCcagcctctggctggggctgtacTGCTCACACAGTGTCCTCTGCTCACCCTGCAGGGCTCCACTGCAAGACAACACACTGGTGGTGAATTGACAACGCAGCTGCGGGAGAGCCTGATCTGTGTACCTGTGCGGGAGAGCACTGTCTGCTGTACTGCTGGGGAACTGAGCCTGTACATGGAACTGCCTGGAGGGGATTGGTCAAGGGGACAGTCCCAGCCCTGCGaccgcacccactggcagctgccTCCCTGGCTGGACTCCAAGGACTAgtagcaggagtggggctgtgtGGCCCCCAAGCAGAGACATGGGTGAGCTCTGTCCACCAAGATGAACCCTGGATCTGCTGAGTCAGCGCTTAGCCTATAGCACCAGCTGGGCTCTGCTCAGTGTGTGCTGGCCACATGGACTGGAACCTTGGGCCACAGCTTTTATGTAGCACctttttttatttaccttctggctTTTACCAGGCTGTGAGATCCGGGATGGGGGAGGAAAAGGGCTGAGGACCCCCCTTTGTCACCGccttgggtttgggggggggaggggaaatggtgtGGTTCTTCACATGGAGCCATGCAAAAATGGAACCTGAATGAGATGAGCACTGCAGTGATGCCAGCACTCCTGTCCCATGGCAGTGCCATCCCTCAGCAGAACCCTCCCTTGTCCCTTGCAGCCTGGGTCCCAGCAGGGACTGCTGAGTTTATGTAGCGGAAGGAGTTCCCCTGATGGAGCCCTTCCTCCCTTAGGCAGGGGAAG
Protein-coding sequences here:
- the MCOLN1 gene encoding mucolipin-1, with the protein product MSAPCRLHSPPAETQRLLTPVNSYGSQDGGAGPGMGSASLLPEEEDLRRRLKYFFMSPCDKFRAKGRKPFKLVLQIIKIIIVTIQLILFGLSNQMVVTFKEENTIAFKHLFLKDYVDGSEDTYAVYTQRDLYDHMFYAVEKYLAIPNETIGRYAYVHGECSGNQSALMLCQQYYRKGQIDPANDTFNIDPKIITDCLGVDPMERMPWPLQPVETLSLQPHPSYQNFTLKFHKLINVTIQFKLKAINIQTIINNEIPDCYTFTITITFDNKAHSGRVKISLDNKADIKECKDPSIYGRGDNTFRMFFDVAVILVCVLSFILCARSIIRGLILQHELGHFFQRRYNQDVCLSDRMEFVNGWYILLVVSDVLTVSGTIMKIGIESKNFASYDVCSILLGTSTLLVWVGVIRYLSFFQKYNILIVTMRVALPNVIRFCCCVAVIYLGYCFCGWIVLGPYHVKFRTLSMVSECLFSLINGDDMFVTFAEMQQNSYLVWLFSQLYLYTFISLFIYMVLSLFIALITGSYETIKHQCEGDVPITQLHMYIAECKDSPRSGKFRRESSSSCSVFCCCERAPLQDNTLVVN